Proteins encoded by one window of Glycine soja cultivar W05 chromosome 15, ASM419377v2, whole genome shotgun sequence:
- the LOC114388302 gene encoding uncharacterized protein LOC114388302 encodes MVDPKQVPLDHVLFQPNKGMVDPSSNLHYDNMLFTQIDAVYSALDSLAYRKLPVHISETSSPSKGDLDETSVNLENAKNYNGNLIKISLSLPPFRHYLVVPVVHIPTVKYLQRKTDDYYLGSLYVVMDSNAATMDGTIKQLKYGAINIISQIHDSILGHILSFLPTMEAVQTSVLSTRWINVWTSITNLKLNDRVLKKMQKKQYEHLVNTMLLHLANLSIQSFSLCLTCFHYESSQVSAWISSILEMGVQRLEIQYESNFSFTFPL; translated from the exons ATGGTGGACCCGAAGCAGGTTCCGTTGGACCACGTTCTCTTCCAACCCAACAAGGGGATGGTGGACCCCTCCAGTAACCTCCACTATGATAACATGCTTTTCACGCAGATCGATGCGGTGTATTCCGCGTTGGACTCCTTGGCCTACAGGAAGTTGCCAGTTCACATTTCAGAAACCAGTTCGCCTTCCAAAGGGGATCTGGACGAAACCAGTGTGAACCTCGAGAACGCCAAGAACTATAACGGGAATCTTATTaagatctctctctctctcccccctTTCAG GCATTACTTGGTTGTTCCTGTGGTGCACATTCCTACTGTTAAATATCTTCAGAGGAAAACTGACGACTATTATTTGG GTTCTTTGTACGTAGTCATGGATTCAAATGCTGCAACCATGGATGGTACAATAAAACAACTCAAGTATGGAGCAATAAACATAATAAGCCAAATACATGACAGCATTCTTGGTCACATCTTGTCTTTCCTTCCAACTATGGAGGCAGTCCAAACTAGTGTGTTATCAACGAGGTGGATCAATGTTTGGACATCCATCACCAATCTAAAATTGAATGATCGTGTACTAAAGAAGATGCAAAAGAAACAATATGAGCATTTGGTGAACACAATGCTTCTTCACCTTGCCAATTTAAGCATCCAAAGTTTCTCTCTTTGTTTAACATGTTTTCATTATGAGTCATCCCAAGTCAGTGCATGGATCTCCTCTATATTGGAAATGGGAGTCCAAAGGCTTGAAATTCAGTATGAAAGTAATTTTTCCTTCACATTCCCTCTTTAG
- the LOC114387014 gene encoding F-box/FBD/LRR-repeat protein At3g14710-like: MNSIIATQNNATAKRFPTEETVVDGEDIISKLHESILGHILSFLPTMESVHTSVLSKRWVDAWKSITGLQFNDTLLCFGKKMQKEQFVCFVNMVFLHLANSSIHNFSLCLTRYQYDSTLISAWISFIFKRGVHNLHIQYADNVHFPSHSLFSCNSLVQLVLQMKCTISVPIFSFLPNLQNLSISGIRLVSESSNYSEDLILNFPVLKVLEARGCEWLTKQNISIKAPQLERFSIAIWNSLSNESHKSAIKIFAPNLTDFSYEGDLEQHIILLNSASIRSASVVVVIDEDNKERMENLGFKVHNLLAQIREVERLKLLFYKVLMHVSDIFSHLPAFGRLASLQLNEVTGEALLNILHNSPFLNTLVLKNGVSELNKDVLTSASVPQCFQSSLRVFQFKEFNVHEHELLLLKFVMANAKVLEKMTIYTAFWLRYSDTDMEKVKEQILSFPKCSDFVMIQLSNVNSC; this comes from the exons ATGAATTCAATTATTGCAACTCAGAACAATGCAACAGCAAAAAGGTTTCCCACTGAGGAAACTGTTGTTGATGGGGAAGACATAATTAGCAAGTTGCATGAAAGCATTCTTGGTCACATTCTGTCTTTCCTTCCAACAATGGAATCAGTCCACACTAGTGTGTTATCAAAAAGGTGGGTTGATGCTTGGAAATCCATCACTGGCCTACAATTTAATGATACTTTGCTTTGTTTTGGGAAAAAGATGCAAAAAGAACAGTTTGTGTGTTTTGTGAACATGGTGTTTCTTCACCTTGCCAATTCAAGTATCCACAATTTCTCTCTTTGTTTAACACGTTATCAGTATGATTCAACCTTGATAAGTGCATGGATCTCCTTTATCTTTAAAAGGGGTGTCCATAATCTTCATATTCAGTATGCTGATAATGTCCACTTTCCTTCCCATTCACTCTTTAGTTGCAACTCTCTGGTACAATTAGTGCTTCAAATGAAATGTACTATTAGTGttcccatcttttcttttctcccaAATCTTCAAAACCTTAGCATTTCTGGGATCAGGTTAGTGAGTGAATCCTCCAATTATtcagaagatctaattcttaaCTTCCCAGTTCTCAAAGTGCTTGAAGCTAGAGGATGTGAGTGGTTAACTAAGCAGAACATTAGTATCAAAGCACCTCAACTTGAAAGGTTTTCCATAGCAATATGGAactccctatcaaatgaatcaCATAAATCTGCCATCAAGATTTTTGCTCCTAATCTAACAGATTTCTCTTATGAGGGTGATCTTGAGCAACATATCATTCTGTTGAATTCAGCATCAATTCGTAGTGCGTCTGTTGTGGTTGTTATTGATGAGGACAACAAAGAAAGAATGGAAAATCTTGGGTTTAAAGTGCATAATCTTCTTGCACAAATCCGTGAAGTGGAGCGATTGAAACTATTGTTTTACAAG GTTTTAATGCATGTCAGTGATATTTTCAGCCATCTACCTGCATTTGGAAGGTTGGCATCCCTACAATTAAATGAGGTTACTGGAGAAGCTCTGTTAAACATTCTTCACAATTCCCCATTTCTTAATActcttgttttaaaaaat GGGGTATCTGAATTAAATAAAGATGTTTTGACTTCTGCATCAGTGCCTCAGTGCTTTCAGTCTAGCCTCAGAGTTTTTCAGTTCAAAGAATTTAATGTGCATGAGCATGAGCTTCTTTTGCTGAAATTTGTGATGGCAAATGCAAAAGTCTTGGAGAAAATGACTATATATACTGCTTTTTGGCTGCGGTATTCAGATACTGACATGGAAAAGGTCAAGGAGCAAATACTCTCTTTTCCAAAGTGTTCCGACTTTGTCATGATACAATTATCTAATGTTAACAGTTGCTGA